In one Neobacillus sp. WH10 genomic region, the following are encoded:
- the fabD gene encoding ACP S-malonyltransferase, which translates to MGKIAFVFPGQGSQTVGMGKDLADKHSEVMEYFSKADKRLNVPLSNLIFAGPKEELTITYNTQPALLTTSIAILDYFSKSGVKADFVAGHSLGEYSALVAAGVLSFEDGVYAVRKRGEFMENAVPNGEGSMAAVLGLDREPLAAVAKEISESGFPVSLANLNCPGQIVISGSREGVERASVKAKEAGAKRVLPLDVSGPFHSTLMKPAANELLAVLDGIEMKDSSIPAVVNVTAEPVSVASEIKDKLIEQLYSPVLWEDSVVKMIDLGVDTFIEIGPGKVLSGLIKKINKIVKTYAVSDEESAQAVIEALKEDNL; encoded by the coding sequence ATGGGAAAAATAGCATTTGTTTTTCCAGGACAGGGGTCACAAACGGTTGGAATGGGAAAGGATCTGGCGGATAAACACTCAGAGGTAATGGAATATTTTTCAAAAGCGGACAAAAGGTTAAATGTGCCATTAAGCAATTTAATATTTGCAGGACCAAAAGAAGAATTAACGATCACGTATAATACCCAGCCAGCGCTGTTAACAACAAGTATCGCTATTTTAGATTATTTCAGCAAATCTGGAGTGAAAGCTGATTTTGTTGCAGGCCATAGCCTTGGAGAATATTCTGCTCTCGTTGCTGCGGGTGTATTGTCCTTTGAAGATGGTGTGTATGCCGTTAGAAAACGCGGAGAGTTTATGGAAAATGCCGTTCCAAATGGAGAAGGCTCAATGGCTGCGGTATTAGGTCTAGACCGTGAACCCCTTGCAGCAGTTGCAAAAGAAATCAGCGAATCTGGTTTTCCTGTTTCTTTAGCCAATTTAAACTGTCCAGGGCAAATTGTAATCTCTGGTTCTCGAGAAGGCGTAGAACGTGCGAGTGTTAAGGCAAAAGAAGCTGGGGCAAAGAGAGTGCTCCCATTAGATGTCAGCGGTCCATTTCATTCGACATTAATGAAACCTGCTGCAAATGAATTACTTGCTGTCCTAGACGGTATTGAAATGAAAGATTCATCCATTCCTGCAGTTGTGAACGTAACTGCTGAACCAGTAAGTGTTGCTTCTGAAATTAAAGATAAATTAATTGAACAACTTTACTCCCCGGTGTTATGGGAAGATTCAGTCGTGAAAATGATTGACCTTGGTGTAGATACATTTATTGAAATTGGCCCTGGAAAGGTTCTTTCAGGCTTAATTAAAAAAATTAATAAGATAGTTAAAACATATGCGGTTTCTGATGAGGAAAGCGCTCAGGCAGTTATTGAAGCCTTAAAGGAGGATAACCTATGA
- the fabG gene encoding 3-oxoacyl-[acyl-carrier-protein] reductase — translation MNLTGKAVLVTGASRGIGREIALELARQGADVAVNFSGSEAKANEVVDEIKALGRDAFSVKCNVANAEEVGEMVKSAIDRFGKLDILINNAGITKDNLLMRMKEEEWDDVININLKGVFLCTKAVTRQMMKQRVGRIINIASIVGVSGNPGQANYVAAKAGVIGLTKTTAKELASRNITVNAIAPGFITTDMTDKLPEEVKAEMLKQIPLGRLGEPKDIAKMTAFLASDDSSYITGQTFHIDGGMVM, via the coding sequence ATGAATTTAACAGGTAAAGCAGTTTTAGTTACAGGTGCATCTCGTGGTATCGGCAGAGAAATCGCCTTGGAACTTGCTAGACAAGGCGCCGATGTAGCGGTTAATTTCTCTGGCAGTGAAGCAAAGGCAAATGAAGTCGTTGACGAAATAAAGGCACTTGGCAGGGATGCATTTTCCGTAAAATGTAATGTAGCAAATGCTGAAGAAGTCGGAGAAATGGTAAAGTCAGCAATTGACCGATTTGGTAAGCTTGATATTCTCATCAATAACGCAGGAATTACGAAGGATAATTTATTAATGAGAATGAAGGAAGAAGAATGGGATGATGTGATCAACATAAACCTAAAAGGTGTTTTCCTATGTACAAAAGCAGTAACCCGGCAGATGATGAAGCAGCGGGTAGGCCGCATTATTAATATTGCTTCCATTGTTGGTGTAAGTGGAAATCCAGGACAAGCAAATTATGTCGCTGCAAAAGCAGGTGTCATCGGGTTAACAAAAACAACAGCAAAAGAGCTAGCATCGAGAAATATTACCGTTAATGCGATTGCTCCTGGTTTCATTACAACAGATATGACCGATAAATTACCTGAAGAAGTAAAAGCAGAAATGTTAAAACAGATTCCCTTAGGAAGATTAGGAGAGCCTAAAGATATCGCTAAAATGACTGCATTTTTAGCGTCTGATGACTCATCCTATATAACAGGTCAAACCTTCCATATTGATGGTGGGATGGTAATGTAA
- the acpP gene encoding acyl carrier protein — MAEVLERVTKIIVDRLGVDESQVKLEASFKDDLGADSLDVVELVMELEDEFDMEISDDDAEKISTVGDAVNYINSSK; from the coding sequence ATGGCAGAGGTATTAGAACGTGTTACAAAAATCATCGTTGACCGCTTAGGTGTTGATGAATCTCAAGTTAAGCTTGAAGCTTCATTTAAAGATGATCTTGGCGCTGATTCCCTTGACGTAGTTGAACTAGTAATGGAATTAGAAGATGAGTTCGATATGGAAATTTCTGACGATGATGCTGAAAAAATCAGCACTGTTGGTGATGCTGTTAATTACATAAATAGCAGTAAGTAA
- the rnc gene encoding ribonuclease III: protein MRKYSKGKEFNNRAKENQFKDFQVTIGIKIENEKLLKQAFTHSSYVNEHRRKPFEDNERLEFLGDAVLELTVSQFLFKKYPTMTEGELTKLRAAIVCEPSLVAFANELEFGKLILLGKGEEMTGGRERPALLADVFEAFIGALYLDRGIEKVIEFLEKIVFPKINAGAFSHVMDFKSQLQELIQRDGTGMIEYRVLQEKGPAHNKEFVSRVSLNGEELGIGTGKSKKEAEQHAAQMALSVLKARST from the coding sequence ATGCGCAAGTATAGTAAGGGAAAAGAGTTTAACAATCGCGCAAAAGAAAATCAATTTAAGGATTTTCAGGTTACAATCGGAATTAAAATTGAAAATGAGAAATTATTAAAACAAGCTTTTACTCATTCATCCTATGTGAATGAGCATCGCAGAAAGCCTTTCGAAGATAATGAAAGACTTGAATTTTTAGGAGATGCAGTCCTCGAGCTAACGGTTTCACAGTTCCTTTTCAAAAAATATCCTACGATGACGGAAGGAGAATTGACGAAGCTACGTGCTGCAATTGTTTGTGAACCCTCACTTGTCGCTTTTGCTAATGAGCTCGAATTTGGAAAACTTATTTTGCTCGGCAAAGGAGAGGAAATGACGGGTGGACGTGAGCGCCCTGCCTTACTTGCAGACGTTTTTGAAGCATTTATTGGGGCTCTTTATTTAGATCGAGGAATTGAAAAGGTTATAGAATTTCTTGAAAAAATTGTTTTTCCTAAAATAAATGCTGGTGCTTTTTCTCATGTGATGGATTTTAAAAGCCAATTACAGGAACTTATTCAACGGGATGGGACTGGCATGATTGAATATCGTGTCCTCCAGGAAAAAGGTCCTGCCCATAATAAGGAGTTTGTTTCAAGAGTATCCTTAAATGGTGAAGAACTGGGAATTGGGACTGGAAAATCTAAGAAAGAAGCGGAACAGCATGCCGCTCAAA